From Ptychodera flava strain L36383 chromosome 2, AS_Pfla_20210202, whole genome shotgun sequence, the proteins below share one genomic window:
- the LOC139116894 gene encoding uncharacterized protein — MMAGMKKLIALNAYLLLVCKLAVGLPEPVAFWPLNGIHLLKDVSGNGNHGIAGPDVQLETDVENARDGAYKFNGNHLSYVEFPNNGAYDTDQDLTIVMYVKPMGGDGTLFDFGNGQGVSMRAGGGSFTIQLRDRNGATVSNSFSTSRLDQNGWNFLGLTYKYAERGSTNVWVMEVGMGGMLAGQADLGTQHDVRMGAHPNSGGYLRAMVTCVKVFNAALTTMEMFEARQDCNMGRKESLNPVASWPLNKHHELRDVSGNGNHGEAGFDLEFDENVEGTKAGAYKFKGNLFSYIEFPNNGAYDTRRSTTLLLYTYPEWANGPIFSFKKEGTGVSVTQTPHDYQIKIMGRDGVLKTNVQTSAYYNFWNFVGFGYDYDTGNVYSINRYKYQHSKNIGQVELLTNDVVRMGAATWSSGYFTGVVTCVQVYDRLLTESEIFAASETCTMGSSSQVTLPPTAAPTPKPTTEKPTTAKPTTEKPTTEKPTTEKPTTAKPTTEKPTTPACTVPSGLANIALDKTASQISDAGRAVASRAVDGNKNSDFKKRSCSKTRGGPEPWWMVDLGSRQDVYQVTITSRQDCCANQLINAEVRVGDNPDDFTANSVCGVKVGANDVGKETIEIICDCGVPLRGRYVSVQRVGSRGTLTLCEVEVLADVNAPPITEKQCEAPSGLNNFALGKTASQSSDSGKNVASRAVDGDKNSDLAQKSCSKTGYEEDPWWIVDLGSSQDVYQVTITNRQDCCAEKLIRAEVRVGDKRVSFKKNAQCGAKIGPTDVTKETIDVICDCGAPVNGRFVSVQLVGVKAALTLCEVEVMTVGGAPPPPPTTEAVSEFTTAEPCELPENVVNIVDSSMEIGLSSTRKDNVASRAIDGNKDSNLAGGSCAMTQKEFQPVLKLDFGSVRRVHKVVLTNRQDCCGFRLKGVEARIGGSRLHTSNPVCGSVNNRRAREETVEIMCGCDVPMPGRYLSLQLIDKTQLLTVCEIEVFAAPQSASDQRLLADEDHNQPLFA; from the exons ATGATGGCAGGTATGAAAAAGCTGATAGCTTTGAACGCCTATCTGCTGTTGGTATGCAAGCTGGCTGTCG GACTTCCCGAACCTGTGGCGTTTTGGCCCCTCAACGGCATCCATTTGCTGAAGGATGTCTCGGGCAACGGTAACCATGGTATCGCTGGCCCTGATGTCCAGCTGGAAACTGACGTTGAAAACGCAAGAGACGGAGCGTACAAGTTCAATGGCAACCACTTGTCCTACGTCGAATTCCCAAACAATGGCGCATATGATACTGATCAAGATTTGACAATTGTGATGTACGTAAAACCTATGGGAGGTGACGGCACGTTATTCGATTTTGGAAATGGCCAAGGAGTTAGCATGCGCGCTGGAGGCGGATCTTTTACTATTCAGCTACGGGACCGAAATGGAGCCACTGTTTCAAATTCTTTTTCCACTTCAAGGTTGGATCAGAACGGCTGGAACTTTCTAGGACTCACATACAAGTATGCAGAAAGAGGAAGTACCAACGTTTGGGTCATGGAAGTGGGTATGGGTGGCATGCTGGCTGGACAAGCAGACTTGGGAACCCAGCATGACGTGAGAATGGGAGCTCACCCGAACAGTGGAGGCTATTTACGGGCTATGGTCACATGCGTCAAAGTCTTCAACGCAGCATTGACAACAATGGAAATGTTTGAAGCCCGACAGGATTGTAACATGGGTAGGAaag aAAGTCTCAACCCGGTAGCATCATGGCCACTGAACAAACACCATGAATTGAGGGATGTGTCTGGAAATGGTAACCATGGCGAAGCAGGTTTCGATTTGGAATTTGACGAAAATGTGGAAGGCACCAAGGCTGGGGCTTACAAGTTCAAGGGCAATTTATTCTCATACATAGAGTTCCCTAACAATGGCGCTTACGACACGAGGAGATCAACCACGCTGCTGTTATACACATATCCAGAATGGGCAAATGGTCCAATCTTTAGCTTCAAAAAAGAGGGCACAGGCGTTTCAGTGACACAGACTCCGCATGACTATCAGATAAAGATAATGGGTCGAGATGGAGTATTGAAAACCAATGTTCAGACAAGTGCCTACTACAACTTCTGGAACTTCGTCGGCTTCGGTTACGATTACGACACAGGGAATGTATACTCAATCAACCGATACAAATACCAGCATTCTAAAAACATTGGCCAGGTAGAATTACTGACCAATGACGTTGTACGAATGGGAGCCGCCACGTGGTCCAGCGGTTATTTCACAGGTGTGGTGACGTGCGTTCAGGTGTATGACAGACTCCTGACAGAGAGCGAAATATTTGCGGCCTCGGAGACATGCACGATGGGAAGCAGCT CACAAGTAACGCTGCCCCCAACGGCCGCACCGACTCCAAAACCAACTACGGAAAAGCCGACCACGGCAAAACCAACTACGGAAAAGCCGACTACGGAAAAGCCGACCACGGAAAAACCAACTACGGCAAAACCGACCACGGAAAAGCCGACCACACCAG CGTGTACTGTGCCGAGTGGTCTTGCAAATATTGCCCTTGACAAGACAGCTAGTCAAATATCCGACGCTGGCAGAGCTGTAGCGTCTAGAGCAGTCGATGGAAACAAGAACAGTGATTTCAAAAAACGGTCTTGCAGCAAAACTAGAGGCGGACCTGAACCCTGGTGGATGGTTGACCTTGGTTCTAGGCAAGATGTCTACCAGGTCACTATCACAAGCAGACAAGATTGCTGTG CTAACCAGTTGATTAACGCTGAAGTACGAGTTGGCGATAACCCGGATGACTTCACTGCAAATAGCGTTTGTGGCGTCAAGGTTGGCGCGAACGACGTTGGAAAAGAAACTATCGAAATCATCTGTGACTGTGGGGTGCCCCTCAGAGGGCGCTACGTCAGTGTTCAGCGTGTGGGATCCAGAGGAACCCTTACGTTGTGCGAAGTTGAGGTCCTGGCTGATGTTAACGCTCCTCCAATTACAGAAAAAC AATGCGAGGCGCCCAGCGGGCTCAACAATTTTGCCCTTGGTAAGACGGCTAGCCAGAGTTCAGATAGCGGTAAGAATGTTGCGTCAAGGGCTGTTGATGGCGACAAGAACAGCGACTTAGCGCAGAAGTCGTGTAGTAAAACAGGATACGAGGAAGATCCCTGGTGGATAGTTGACCTCGGTTCCAGCCAAGATGTCTACCAGGTCACTATCACAAACAGACAAGACTGCTGCG CTGAAAAGTTGATAAGGGCTGAAGTACGAGTTGGCGACAAGAGAGTAAGCTTCAAAAAGAATGCTCAATGTGGCGCCAAGATCGGTCCAACCGACGTAACCAAGGAAACCATCGACGTCATCTGCGACTGTGGGGCGCCCGTCAATGGACGTTTTGTGAGTGTGCAGCTTGTGGGAGTTAAAGCAGCCCTGACGTTGTGTGAGGTTGAGGTCATGACCGTAGGAGGCGCACCGCCCCCTCCCCCTACAACAGAAGCCGTGAGTGAATTCACTACTGCAGAAC CGTGTGAACTTCCGGAAAACGTGGTCAACATTGTCGATTCTTCCATGGAAATCGGACTGAGTTCAACCAGAAAGGACAACGTTGCTTCGAGGGCCATCGACGGAAACAAGGACAGCAACCTAGCTGGCGGTTCTTGTGCAATGACCCAGAAGGAGTTCCAACCAGTCTTGAAACTCGATTTCGGCTCTGTCCGTCGAGTACACAAGGTCGTGCTCACCAACCGACAAGATTGCTGCG GTTTTCGTTTGAAAGGTGTCGAGGCACGTATAGGCGGAAGTCGCTTACACACCAGTAACCCAGTGTGTGGTAGTGTCAATAACAGAAGAGCCAGAGAGGAGACCGTTGAAATTATGTGTGGCTGTGACGTACCCATGCCTGGTCGCTACCTCAGCCTTCAGCTTATCGACAAGACACAGTTGCTTACTGTGTGTGAGATCGAAGTCTTTGCAGCTCCACAAAGCGCAAGTGACCAGCGTCTCCTCGCTGACGAGGATCATAACCAACCTCTTTTCGCTTAA